One Gammaproteobacteria bacterium CG11_big_fil_rev_8_21_14_0_20_46_22 genomic window carries:
- the lepB gene encoding signal peptidase I, with amino-acid sequence MNILTLLVILTIASGIVWLLDIKFFRAKREATGRKENFIIDYSRSLFWIFFAVLIIRAFIGQLFSVPTGSLEPTVMPGDVLVVSQFSYGLRLPITGTKILNVGEPKLGDIAVFHYPVNPSIDYIKRIVGLPGDHIVYKNKTLYINGKKMPQTFVKNTFDFEPGDNIPAKLMQEDLNGKKHELIVWQHGGETTPYSITVPKGYYLAMGDNRDDSYDSRYWGLVPEKNLVGKAEFVLINLHNGIHFNRTGKRF; translated from the coding sequence ATCAACATTTTAACTTTGCTCGTCATACTCACCATTGCCAGCGGTATCGTTTGGCTATTGGACATCAAATTCTTTCGAGCCAAACGCGAAGCCACTGGGCGAAAAGAAAACTTCATTATCGACTACTCACGCTCTTTGTTTTGGATTTTCTTTGCCGTGCTGATTATCCGTGCCTTTATTGGGCAGCTTTTCAGCGTGCCCACAGGCTCTCTGGAGCCCACCGTGATGCCGGGTGATGTATTGGTCGTCAGCCAGTTTAGTTATGGTTTGCGCCTACCCATCACTGGCACAAAAATCTTGAATGTTGGCGAGCCAAAACTTGGTGACATCGCGGTTTTCCACTACCCAGTTAACCCCAGCATTGATTACATCAAACGCATTGTCGGCTTACCCGGCGACCATATTGTCTACAAAAACAAAACGCTGTATATCAACGGTAAAAAAATGCCACAAACTTTTGTCAAAAACACCTTTGACTTTGAACCTGGCGATAATATCCCCGCCAAACTTATGCAGGAAGATTTAAACGGCAAGAAGCACGAGCTTATCGTTTGGCAACACGGCGGTGAAACCACACCCTACAGCATCACTGTTCCTAAAGGTTACTACCTTGCCATGGGCGATAATCGCGATGATAGTTACGACAGCCGCTACTGGGGCTTGGTGCCGGAAAAGAACCTGGTAGGCAAAGCCGAGTTTGTGCTGATCAACTTACACAATGGCATTCACTTTAACCGCACAGGAAAACGCTTCTAA
- a CDS encoding superoxide dismutase yields the protein MMRYISGFMVLLGAVSLAISASVKIPMHLVLKGDHDQYIGYVLAEDTQYGLLLKPHLTHLPPGEHGFHIHVRPSCKDQGMAAGGHLDPLHTGKHLGPYNPHGHLGDLPVLIVNDQGEAKLPILAPRLTVKAIRHHALMVHEGGDNYSDEPKPLGGGGARLACGVIK from the coding sequence ATGATGCGTTATATCAGTGGGTTCATGGTGTTGTTGGGGGCGGTGTCACTGGCGATTTCAGCCAGCGTTAAAATTCCTATGCATTTAGTATTGAAAGGTGATCATGATCAGTACATCGGGTATGTCTTGGCAGAAGATACGCAATATGGGTTGTTATTAAAGCCTCATTTAACACATTTGCCGCCGGGTGAGCACGGTTTTCATATTCATGTGCGGCCTTCGTGCAAAGATCAGGGTATGGCGGCTGGCGGTCATTTGGATCCTCTGCACACGGGTAAGCACTTGGGGCCTTATAACCCGCACGGTCATTTAGGTGATTTGCCGGTATTGATCGTCAACGATCAAGGTGAGGCGAAGCTGCCTATATTGGCACCTAGGCTGACCGTGAAAGCTATTCGCCACCATGCGTTGATGGTGCATGAAGGTGGGGATAATTATTCTGACGAGCCTAAGCCTTTGGGCGGCGGCGGTGCGCGCTTGGCTTGTGGGGTGATTAAGTGA
- a CDS encoding GTPase Era — translation MNLQHYCGYVAILGRPNVGKSTLLNALLGKKLSITCHKRQTTRHVIQGIKTDKNYQSIYVDTPGMHKTHRRTLNKHMNQVASHTIYDVDVVLFVVDAMVWTDEDEYVLEHIKSSSTPCILVINKIDQFQERDQVLPIINNLKDRHNFTAIVPVCAEKGTNVAEVQKAVNALLPEGEFFFEAEKFTTRDDNFIISEIVREKLFNTTHQEIPYSSTVLVEHIQERNQVLHINASIYVERPNQKAIVIGKGGTHLKLIGSQARHDLERHFDKKIFLQLWVKVKQDWADDEKALSQLGFYQ, via the coding sequence ATGAATCTACAACACTACTGCGGTTACGTGGCAATTTTAGGGCGACCTAATGTTGGCAAATCAACCCTACTTAATGCGCTACTGGGTAAAAAACTCAGCATCACCTGCCACAAGCGACAAACCACACGGCATGTGATCCAAGGCATTAAAACCGATAAAAACTATCAGTCAATTTATGTCGACACACCCGGCATGCACAAAACACACCGTCGCACGCTCAACAAACACATGAATCAAGTGGCCAGCCACACGATTTATGATGTGGATGTGGTGCTTTTTGTGGTCGATGCCATGGTTTGGACAGATGAAGACGAATACGTGCTCGAACACATCAAATCATCCAGCACACCCTGCATTCTCGTCATTAATAAAATCGATCAATTCCAAGAACGTGATCAAGTCCTTCCGATCATTAACAACTTAAAAGACCGACATAATTTCACCGCCATTGTGCCTGTTTGCGCCGAAAAAGGCACAAACGTTGCCGAAGTCCAAAAAGCGGTAAACGCCTTACTGCCAGAAGGTGAATTCTTTTTTGAAGCTGAAAAATTTACCACACGTGATGATAACTTTATTATCAGTGAAATTGTTCGAGAGAAACTCTTTAATACGACTCACCAAGAAATTCCTTACTCTTCTACGGTATTGGTTGAGCACATCCAAGAGCGTAATCAAGTCTTGCATATCAATGCCAGCATTTACGTTGAGCGTCCGAATCAAAAAGCCATCGTGATTGGCAAAGGCGGCACTCACTTAAAACTGATTGGCTCACAAGCTCGTCATGACCTTGAACGCCATTTTGACAAAAAAATATTTTTACAGTTGTGGGTAAAAGTCAAACAAGACTGGGCAGACGATGAGAAAGCCCTAAGTCAACTCGGCTTTTATCAATGA
- the recO gene encoding DNA repair protein RecO: MTKGFVLHKRPYRDSSALIELLTDTDGIVPVVAHGVKRAKSKLASVTQQFCLLEVSYTPKGELRTLKQAEMERHLFLSGEQLLCGFYMNELILKLIPRLSHCEDVFELYENTLQTLSSCDSIETLLRRFEKQLLELLGYGISFSHTLSGQSIEAKQFYALSLDQGFEIATEQDGLPGHTLLKIDQEKLDTPDTLQAAKHIMRRLIQAHLGHKTIESRSLFR; the protein is encoded by the coding sequence ATGACCAAGGGCTTTGTGTTACACAAACGCCCTTACCGAGACTCCAGCGCGCTTATCGAACTACTCACTGACACTGACGGTATCGTGCCTGTCGTGGCTCACGGTGTTAAACGTGCCAAATCCAAATTAGCCAGTGTCACACAACAATTTTGCTTACTTGAGGTAAGCTACACCCCCAAGGGTGAACTACGCACGCTAAAACAAGCCGAGATGGAACGTCATCTTTTTCTTAGCGGTGAACAGCTGCTCTGCGGCTTTTATATGAATGAGCTTATTTTAAAGCTCATACCCCGACTATCACACTGCGAAGACGTGTTTGAGCTTTACGAAAATACACTACAGACTTTAAGCAGTTGTGATTCAATCGAAACCTTATTGCGTCGTTTTGAAAAACAATTATTAGAATTATTGGGCTACGGCATTAGCTTTTCACATACCCTCTCGGGCCAATCTATCGAAGCAAAGCAGTTTTACGCATTGAGCCTGGACCAAGGCTTTGAAATCGCCACCGAGCAAGATGGCCTCCCAGGGCACACTTTACTCAAAATCGACCAAGAAAAACTGGATACACCCGATACCCTGCAAGCCGCCAAACACATCATGCGACGGCTCATCCAAGCACACCTAGGTCACAAAACCATCGAAAGCCGAAGCCTTTTTCGTTAA
- the iscX gene encoding Fe-S assembly protein IscX — MKWTDVQDIAIALADMHSDVDPRSVRFTDLHRWVCELDGFDDVPNNSNERILEAIQAAWMDEV, encoded by the coding sequence ATGAAATGGACTGATGTGCAAGACATTGCCATCGCATTGGCCGATATGCACAGCGATGTGGATCCGCGCTCTGTGCGATTTACGGATTTACACCGTTGGGTCTGCGAGCTTGATGGTTTTGACGATGTGCCGAATAATAGCAATGAGCGAATTTTAGAAGCGATACAAGCCGCTTGGATGGATGAGGTTTAA
- a CDS encoding elongation factor 4 has protein sequence MATNQSHIRNFSIIAHIDHGKSTLADRFIALCGGLTEREMAEQVLDSMDIERERGITIKAQSVTLHYTARSGETYQLNFIDTPGHVDFAYEVSRSLSACEGALLVVDSAQGVEAQTLAVCYTAIEQNLEVVPVLNKIDLPQAEPERVAQEIEDIIGIDAKNAVRASAKSGIGIDDILENIVTQIPAPSGDPDAPLQALIIDSWFDSYLGVVSLVRINHGVLRKKDKITLMSNGRNYTVDGVGIFTPKLTHKDALYTGEVGFMVAGVKDIHGAPVGDTITHTHNPAAKPLPGFQRVKPQVYAGVFTVSSDDYEAFRDALEKLSLNDASLFYEPENSTALGFGFRCGFLGMLHMEIIQERLEREYDLDLITTAPTVIYELKMTDGSIMQIDSPSKLPNPSKIAEIREPIATVNILVPKDYLGSVITLCVERRGVQKRMDYMGKQVSLTYEIPMNEVVLDFFDRLKSTSRGYASLDYGFNHFSAASMVKLDILINNEKVDALSLIVHKDSAQHRGRALAEKMKELIPRQMFDVAIQAAIGNQVIARTTVKALRKNVTAKCYGGDISRKKKLLEKQKAGKKRMKQFGKVEIPQSAFLAILKVND, from the coding sequence ATGGCAACAAATCAATCACATATCCGCAATTTTTCGATCATTGCGCACATTGATCATGGAAAATCGACACTGGCTGATCGCTTCATCGCCTTATGCGGCGGATTGACTGAGCGCGAGATGGCCGAACAAGTTTTGGACTCCATGGATATCGAGCGTGAGCGCGGCATCACCATCAAAGCGCAAAGCGTGACCTTGCACTACACCGCCAGAAGTGGCGAAACCTATCAACTGAACTTTATTGATACCCCGGGCCACGTGGATTTCGCTTATGAAGTCTCTCGATCCTTGTCAGCCTGCGAAGGCGCGCTCTTGGTGGTCGATAGCGCACAAGGCGTGGAAGCACAAACACTGGCTGTCTGCTATACCGCCATTGAACAAAATCTGGAAGTGGTGCCGGTACTCAACAAAATCGATTTACCGCAAGCCGAACCTGAACGTGTTGCCCAAGAAATTGAAGATATCATCGGCATCGACGCTAAAAATGCAGTACGCGCAAGCGCCAAAAGTGGCATCGGTATCGACGACATCTTAGAAAACATTGTCACACAAATTCCAGCCCCGAGTGGCGACCCGGATGCGCCCTTACAAGCCTTGATTATCGACTCCTGGTTCGATAGCTATCTGGGCGTGGTTTCGCTTGTACGCATCAATCACGGTGTACTGCGCAAAAAAGACAAAATTACACTCATGTCTAACGGGCGAAATTACACTGTTGATGGTGTCGGTATTTTCACGCCCAAGCTCACCCATAAAGATGCGCTATACACCGGCGAAGTGGGTTTCATGGTTGCTGGTGTTAAAGACATTCATGGTGCGCCAGTGGGTGATACCATCACGCACACGCACAACCCCGCTGCTAAACCCTTGCCCGGTTTTCAACGCGTTAAACCGCAAGTGTATGCCGGCGTATTTACCGTGAGCTCTGATGATTACGAAGCCTTTCGTGATGCACTGGAAAAACTCAGCCTAAACGATGCCTCACTGTTCTACGAGCCGGAAAATTCCACGGCTTTAGGCTTTGGCTTTCGCTGCGGTTTTTTGGGTATGCTTCACATGGAGATTATCCAAGAGCGACTCGAGCGCGAATATGACTTGGACCTTATCACCACAGCACCGACGGTAATCTACGAATTAAAAATGACCGACGGCAGCATTATGCAAATCGACAGCCCTTCAAAATTGCCGAACCCGTCGAAAATCGCAGAGATTCGCGAGCCTATCGCGACTGTGAATATTCTAGTGCCGAAAGATTATTTGGGCAGCGTGATCACATTATGTGTTGAGCGACGCGGCGTGCAAAAACGCATGGATTACATGGGCAAACAAGTTTCGCTGACTTACGAAATCCCCATGAACGAAGTGGTACTGGATTTTTTCGATCGCTTAAAATCCACGAGCCGAGGCTATGCTTCATTGGACTACGGTTTTAATCACTTCTCAGCCGCAAGCATGGTGAAACTCGATATCCTGATTAACAATGAAAAAGTCGATGCCTTGTCACTGATCGTCCACAAAGACAGCGCCCAACATCGCGGTCGCGCTTTGGCTGAAAAAATGAAAGAGCTCATCCCCAGACAAATGTTTGATGTGGCCATTCAAGCAGCCATCGGTAACCAAGTTATCGCACGCACTACCGTTAAAGCCTTACGTAAAAACGTAACGGCCAAATGCTACGGCGGTGACATTTCACGCAAAAAGAAACTCTTGGAAAAACAAAAAGCCGGTAAAAAGCGGATGAAGCAATTTGGTAAAGTAGAGATTCCGCAATCTGCTTTCCTCGCCATTCTAAAAGTCAACGATTAA
- a CDS encoding cytotoxic translational repressor of toxin-antitoxin stability system: MNTENWKVTIHRRATKQIRQLPVKTQKSLYLLVKSLELDGPNAGKQWKNFGKLRNCSAEIYHCHLSKGRPRYVCCWELKNKALKLLEILYVGTHEKAPY, translated from the coding sequence ATGAACACAGAAAATTGGAAAGTTACCATTCATCGAAGAGCAACAAAGCAAATTAGGCAGTTACCGGTGAAAACGCAAAAATCACTCTACCTTTTAGTTAAAAGCTTAGAGCTTGATGGACCTAACGCCGGGAAGCAGTGGAAAAATTTCGGTAAATTAAGAAATTGCAGCGCCGAAATTTATCACTGCCATCTTTCAAAAGGTCGTCCAAGGTATGTTTGCTGCTGGGAACTAAAAAACAAAGCGTTGAAATTACTGGAGATACTCTATGTCGGCACACACGAAAAAGCACCCTACTAA
- the fdx gene encoding ISC system 2Fe-2S type ferredoxin, translated as MPKIKVLPHADICPQGVEFESPKGAILIEELFKHAIKIEHACEMQCACTTCQVYVRTGFDSLNEAQDKENDLLDRAWGVDMDSRLSCQVIIDDEDLVVEIPKYTINMVSEG; from the coding sequence ATGCCAAAAATTAAAGTGTTACCTCATGCAGACATCTGCCCTCAAGGCGTAGAGTTTGAATCACCCAAAGGCGCGATCTTAATTGAAGAGCTCTTTAAGCACGCCATTAAAATAGAACACGCTTGTGAAATGCAGTGTGCTTGTACAACGTGCCAGGTCTATGTGCGCACCGGGTTCGACTCTTTGAACGAGGCGCAAGATAAAGAAAACGATTTGCTCGATCGTGCTTGGGGTGTGGATATGGACTCGCGCTTAAGTTGCCAAGTGATCATTGACGATGAAGACTTGGTTGTTGAGATTCCGAAATACACTATTAATATGGTTTCTGAAGGTTAG
- the murA gene encoding UDP-N-acetylglucosamine 1-carboxyvinyltransferase, which produces MDKLKIEGGQPLIGEIKMSGAKNAALPIMAASLLASEPVKISNVPHLRDITTTIELLGQMGSHIVVDEYLGLEIDPRHIDRFVAPYELVSTMRASILVLGPLLARFGQADVSLPGGCAIGARPVDVHTDGLRAMGAEIELTDGYIKARAPQGLKGANITMSKVSVGATENLLTAATLADGETILNNAAKEPEIIDLANFLTVLGAKISGAGTSTIRIQGVSSLKGGEYRVMPDRIETGTYLVAAAMTGGRVLLKNCAPKTLKATLEKLRETGGQVDAGENYIEIDMEGQRPHAVDIITAPYPGFPTDMQAQFMALNTIATGDSRIVETIFENRFMHAQELERMGANIRIEGNTAYVKGVERLKGAPVMATDLRASASLVLAGLAAEGETTVHRIYHIDRGYECIEEKLSQLGAKIKRAS; this is translated from the coding sequence ATGGATAAGCTTAAAATTGAAGGTGGTCAACCGCTGATCGGCGAAATCAAAATGTCGGGCGCAAAAAATGCCGCCCTACCCATTATGGCCGCGAGCCTATTGGCCAGTGAGCCGGTTAAAATCAGTAATGTTCCGCATTTGCGTGACATTACCACCACCATCGAATTACTGGGCCAAATGGGCTCACACATTGTGGTGGATGAGTACCTAGGCCTTGAAATTGATCCTCGCCATATCGATCGTTTTGTCGCTCCCTACGAGCTGGTCAGCACGATGCGCGCCTCGATTCTGGTGCTAGGTCCTTTGCTGGCACGTTTCGGTCAAGCCGATGTCTCATTACCAGGTGGCTGCGCCATTGGTGCACGCCCTGTTGACGTCCACACCGATGGTCTTCGCGCCATGGGTGCTGAAATCGAACTTACCGACGGCTACATCAAGGCTCGTGCGCCGCAAGGCTTAAAAGGTGCCAACATCACCATGAGCAAAGTCAGCGTCGGCGCCACTGAGAACTTGCTAACAGCCGCCACACTCGCAGACGGCGAAACCATTTTAAACAACGCCGCAAAAGAGCCTGAAATTATCGACCTTGCAAACTTCTTAACGGTATTGGGGGCTAAAATTAGCGGCGCAGGTACGTCCACGATTCGCATCCAAGGGGTTTCATCACTTAAAGGGGGCGAGTATCGAGTGATGCCCGATCGCATTGAAACAGGCACCTACTTAGTCGCCGCCGCCATGACCGGCGGCCGTGTGCTGTTGAAAAACTGCGCGCCTAAAACCTTGAAGGCCACGCTTGAAAAATTGCGCGAAACCGGTGGCCAAGTGGATGCCGGTGAAAACTATATTGAAATCGACATGGAAGGCCAGCGACCGCACGCTGTTGACATTATCACTGCACCTTACCCAGGTTTTCCTACAGATATGCAAGCCCAATTTATGGCGCTGAACACAATTGCCACAGGCGATAGCCGCATTGTTGAAACTATATTTGAAAACCGCTTCATGCACGCTCAAGAGCTTGAGCGCATGGGCGCGAACATCCGCATCGAGGGTAATACCGCCTATGTGAAAGGTGTCGAACGCTTAAAAGGCGCGCCTGTGATGGCTACCGACCTTCGTGCTTCTGCAAGTCTGGTGCTTGCAGGCCTGGCCGCTGAAGGTGAAACTACCGTGCACCGCATTTATCATATCGATCGCGGTTATGAATGCATTGAAGAAAAACTGTCGCAATTGGGCGCGAAAATTAAGCGCGCGTCGTAA
- a CDS encoding tryptophan/tyrosine permease, with protein sequence MLLRLIGCTLMVAGTSIGAGLLALPTATAASGFLTTTLTLLVCWVFMTAGAFYILEVSLKLKQNTNLISMAKASLGLPGQIITLCVYLLLLYALLSAYIAGGSDVVHMLLAKVHLAKYKVLDTLIFTLIFAAIVIRGVRTVDWTNRLLMTVKLGTFFALLVIISPHITTHQLETGSPHAIWPAVMVVITSFGFAVIIPSLRSYLNDNVKHLRIAITAGSFIALACYWLWCLVVQGNLPLHGSNGLIQIAQSGSAVSGLTNALSQMLNRPSVTFAVHLFASISVLTSFLAVALSLSDFLADGLKLKKQGNDRVKVYAATFLPPLVIVLVYPGAFIQALAFAGILCVILLILLPALMAYRMREKHEGDVRFETPGGKTLLATTGLAAIVLLVIGFWTF encoded by the coding sequence ATGTTATTACGTTTAATCGGTTGCACCTTAATGGTGGCCGGCACATCCATTGGCGCAGGCTTACTCGCGCTACCCACAGCCACCGCCGCCAGCGGTTTTCTCACCACCACCCTCACCTTGCTGGTTTGCTGGGTATTTATGACCGCCGGTGCGTTTTACATTTTAGAGGTCAGCTTAAAACTCAAACAAAACACCAACCTGATTTCCATGGCGAAAGCCTCGCTGGGTTTGCCTGGGCAAATTATCACGTTGTGCGTATACCTCTTATTACTTTACGCTTTGTTATCAGCGTATATCGCAGGTGGTAGCGATGTGGTGCACATGCTTCTCGCCAAAGTGCATCTGGCGAAATACAAAGTGTTAGATACCTTGATTTTCACCCTAATTTTTGCCGCGATAGTCATTCGTGGTGTACGCACAGTAGACTGGACCAACCGCTTGCTCATGACCGTAAAGCTCGGCACATTTTTCGCACTGCTTGTGATCATTTCCCCGCACATCACCACTCACCAATTAGAAACCGGCTCACCGCACGCCATTTGGCCAGCTGTCATGGTGGTCATCACCTCGTTTGGTTTCGCAGTCATCATCCCAAGCCTTAGAAGCTACTTAAATGACAATGTGAAACATTTGCGCATTGCGATCACCGCCGGCAGTTTTATTGCGTTGGCCTGTTATTGGTTATGGTGTTTGGTTGTGCAAGGCAACTTGCCGCTACACGGCTCAAACGGCCTGATTCAAATCGCACAATCCGGCTCAGCCGTGAGTGGTTTAACCAACGCACTCAGCCAAATGCTCAATCGCCCCAGCGTCACCTTCGCCGTGCATTTGTTTGCCTCCATCAGCGTGTTAACCTCTTTTTTGGCGGTAGCCTTATCCCTTTCAGATTTTTTGGCCGATGGTTTAAAGCTCAAAAAACAGGGCAACGATCGCGTTAAAGTCTACGCTGCAACCTTTTTACCCCCGCTAGTGATTGTGCTTGTCTACCCCGGCGCGTTTATACAAGCGCTGGCCTTTGCCGGTATCTTATGTGTCATTTTATTAATTCTCTTGCCCGCACTCATGGCCTATCGCATGCGTGAAAAACACGAAGGCGATGTGCGCTTTGAAACCCCAGGCGGCAAAACCCTACTCGCCACCACGGGCCTTGCAGCGATTGTTTTGTTGGTGATTGGGTTTTGGACATTTTAA
- a CDS encoding Nif3-like dinuclear metal center hexameric protein: MKRDHLTQHLNTLLRIKEFSDYCPNGLQVEGSREIKRIITGVTACQALIDAAIEQQADTIIVHHGYFWKGEAAEITGMKKQRLKTLLENDINLFAYHLPLDAHPSLGNNVQFGTALTICNIETIDLGLGPGIGLQGIFSEAKTAKNLAEMLEQTLQHTPLHISAADSRSIRRIAWCTGSAERGIEAAALAGCDAYISGEISEQTVHIAREMNLHYFAAGHHATERFGVQALAKHLNAEFSLSSDFIDIPNPV, translated from the coding sequence ATGAAACGTGATCACTTAACACAGCATCTTAACACACTGCTACGCATTAAAGAGTTTAGTGATTACTGCCCGAATGGTTTACAAGTCGAAGGCAGCCGAGAAATTAAACGCATCATCACCGGCGTGACAGCTTGCCAAGCCTTGATCGATGCGGCCATTGAGCAACAAGCCGATACGATCATTGTGCACCACGGTTATTTTTGGAAAGGTGAAGCAGCCGAAATTACCGGCATGAAAAAGCAGCGTTTAAAAACCCTGTTAGAAAACGATATCAACCTCTTCGCGTACCACTTACCGCTCGACGCTCACCCAAGCCTTGGCAATAATGTGCAGTTCGGCACAGCACTCACTATCTGCAACATTGAAACCATCGACCTAGGTTTGGGGCCAGGCATCGGCTTGCAAGGCATCTTCAGTGAAGCCAAAACCGCTAAAAACCTAGCCGAGATGCTCGAGCAGACTCTGCAGCACACGCCACTACACATTTCAGCTGCAGATTCTCGCAGTATTCGACGTATAGCCTGGTGCACGGGCTCCGCTGAGCGAGGCATTGAAGCAGCAGCACTAGCAGGCTGTGATGCCTATATCAGTGGTGAAATTTCCGAACAAACTGTGCATATTGCCCGTGAAATGAACCTCCACTACTTTGCCGCTGGCCATCACGCGACCGAACGCTTTGGTGTTCAAGCACTGGCCAAACACCTGAACGCCGAATTTAGCCTAAGCAGCGACTTTATCGATATACCCAACCCCGTTTGA
- a CDS encoding ribonuclease III, with translation MDDQKLEKLQHNLHYEFKDLELLKLALTHRSYAKHNNERFEFLGDAILGFIIAEELSLRFPTAHEGELSRMRAGMVKGDVLAKIALELNLSSALLLGPGELKSGGEKRRSILADAVEAIIAAIYHDAGLQEAKQCILTWYAATLETLSLDDLKKDPKSQLQEWLQARRLPLPDYRLVETRGKDHEQEFIVECSVITLQEPLLGTGSTRRKAEQYAAQQVLEVIKK, from the coding sequence ATGGACGATCAAAAACTCGAAAAACTGCAACATAATCTGCACTACGAGTTTAAAGACCTTGAGCTTTTAAAGCTCGCCCTAACACACCGAAGCTATGCCAAACACAACAATGAACGTTTTGAATTTTTAGGCGATGCTATCTTAGGCTTTATTATCGCTGAAGAATTAAGCTTACGATTTCCCACGGCACACGAAGGCGAGCTCAGCCGTATGCGCGCCGGAATGGTTAAAGGTGATGTCTTAGCTAAAATAGCGCTTGAACTTAACTTAAGTTCTGCATTACTATTGGGCCCAGGGGAATTGAAAAGCGGCGGCGAAAAACGTCGTTCGATTCTAGCCGATGCGGTAGAAGCCATCATTGCTGCCATTTATCACGATGCTGGCCTGCAAGAAGCAAAACAATGTATTCTCACATGGTATGCCGCAACATTAGAAACACTCTCGCTCGATGACTTGAAAAAAGACCCCAAGTCTCAACTGCAAGAGTGGCTACAAGCAAGACGCTTACCCCTACCTGACTATCGTTTAGTCGAAACGCGTGGAAAAGACCATGAGCAAGAGTTCATTGTCGAATGTAGCGTTATCACTCTTCAAGAACCGCTACTTGGCACAGGAAGTACCCGAAGAAAAGCTGAACAATATGCAGCACAACAAGTACTCGAGGTCATAAAAAAATGA